One genomic segment of Ostrinia nubilalis chromosome 20, ilOstNubi1.1, whole genome shotgun sequence includes these proteins:
- the LOC135081645 gene encoding mitochondrial pyruvate carrier 2-like isoform X2 produces the protein MSKVYKLAVTAADRFVPSKLRPLWEHEAGPKTIFFWAPAFKWALVLTSIDDFRRPLDKVSTSQSATLAATGLIWTRYCLVIRPINYSLSLCNFSLGVANAIQCMRAYRFQHGLKTF, from the exons ATGTCGAAAGTGTACAAATTAGCCGTCACAGCTGCCGACAGATTCGTCCCCTCCAAACTACGTCCGCTATGGGAGCATGAAGCTG GTCCGAAAACCATATTCTTCTGGGCCCCTGCCTTCAAATGG GCCCTAGTCCTGACGTCCATAGACGACTTCCGTCGGCCATTAGATAAGGTGTCGACGTCTCAGTCCGCGACCCTCGCAGCCACAGGCCTGATCTGGACCCGCTACTGCCTCGTCATCAGGCCCATCAACTATTCGCTCTCACTCTGCAACTTCTCGCTAGGTGTTGCTAACGCTATCCAGTGCATGAGGGCGTATCGGTTCCAGCATGgtcttaaaactttttaa
- the LOC135081643 gene encoding uncharacterized protein LOC135081643 isoform X1 has translation MKAFFVLCLATLVYSKSFVGRPKTQNVKRCVNVWDEGCINGQLNGAGSDDNFLNGGFNPGKRCVNMWDEGCINGQLGGAGGDDNFLNGGFNPGKRCVNMWDEGCINGQLGGAGGDDNFLNGGFNPGKRCVNMWDEGCINGQLGGAGGDDNFLNGGFNPGKRCVNMWDEGCINGQLGGAGGDDNFLNGGFNPGKRSLQLHDLLVKLQKSHKKN, from the exons ATGAAAGCGTTTTTCGTGCTTTGCCTGGCTACCTTAGTCTACTCTAAAAGCTTCGTGGGTCGTCCGAAGACACAAA ATGTAAAAAGATGCGTCAATGTGTGGGATGAAGGTTGTATCAACGGCCAGTTAAATGGAGCTG GTAGCGACGACAATTTCCTAAACGGAGGGTTCAACCCGGGCAAGCGATGCGTCAACATGTGGGACGAGGGTTGCATCAACGGACAACTTGGTGGAGCTG GTGGTGATGACAACTTCTTGAATGGCGGGTTCAACCCGGGCAAGCGATGCGTCAACATGTGGGACGAGGGCTGCATCAACGGACAACTTGGTGGAGCTG GTGGTGATGACAACTTCTTGAATGGAGGTTTCAACCCGGGCAAGCGATGCGTCAACATGTGGGACGAAGGTTGCATTAACGGACAACTTGGTGGAGCTG GTGGTGATGACAACTTCTTGAACGGCGGGTTCAACCCGGGCAAGCGATGCGTCAACATGTGGGACGAGGGTTGCATCAACGGACAACTTGGTGGAGCTG GTGGCGATGACAACTTCCTAAATGGCGGCTTTAACCCCGGCAAGAGATCTCTGCAACTACACGACCTCCTCGTAAAGTTACAGAAGTCGCACAAGAAGAATTAA
- the LOC135081643 gene encoding uncharacterized protein LOC135081643 isoform X2: MKAFFVLCLATLVYSKSFVGRPKTQNVKRCVNVWDEGCINGQLNGAGSDDNFLNGGFNPGKRCVNMWDEGCINGQLGGAGGDDNFLNGGFNPGKRCVNMWDEGCINGQLGGAGGDDNFLNGGFNPGKRCVNMWDEGCINGQLGGAGGDDNFLNGGFNPGKRSLQLHDLLVKLQKSHKKN; this comes from the exons ATGAAAGCGTTTTTCGTGCTTTGCCTGGCTACCTTAGTCTACTCTAAAAGCTTCGTGGGTCGTCCGAAGACACAAA ATGTAAAAAGATGCGTCAATGTGTGGGATGAAGGTTGTATCAACGGCCAGTTAAATGGAGCTG GTAGCGACGACAATTTCCTAAACGGAGGGTTCAACCCGGGCAAGCGATGCGTCAACATGTGGGACGAGGGTTGCATCAACGGACAACTTGGTGGAGCTG GTGGTGATGACAACTTCTTGAATGGCGGGTTCAACCCGGGCAAGCGATGCGTCAACATGTGGGACGAGGGCTGCATCAACGGACAACTTGGTGGAGCTG GTGGTGATGACAACTTCTTGAACGGCGGGTTCAACCCGGGCAAGCGATGCGTCAACATGTGGGACGAGGGTTGCATCAACGGACAACTTGGTGGAGCTG GTGGCGATGACAACTTCCTAAATGGCGGCTTTAACCCCGGCAAGAGATCTCTGCAACTACACGACCTCCTCGTAAAGTTACAGAAGTCGCACAAGAAGAATTAA
- the LOC135081645 gene encoding mitochondrial pyruvate carrier 2-like isoform X1, with protein sequence MSKVYKLAVTAADRFVPSKLRPLWEHEAGPKTIFFWAPAFKWGLVIAGLGDLNRPVETLSIPQSASLAATGLVWSRYSLVIIPKNYSLFAVNVFVAITNLYQIGRAFKHQQSLKNKQA encoded by the exons ATGTCGAAAGTGTACAAATTAGCCGTCACAGCTGCCGACAGATTCGTCCCCTCCAAACTACGTCCGCTATGGGAGCATGAAGCTG GTCCGAAAACCATATTCTTCTGGGCCCCTGCCTTCAAATGG GGTTTGGTGATAGCTGGGTTGGGTGACTTGAATCGGCCTGTCGAGACTTTGTCCATACCCCAGTCCGCGTCCCTAGCAGCCACCGGACTCGTCTGGTCCCGGTACTCCCTTGTAATCATCCCAAAGAACTACAGTTTGTTTGCGGTCAATGTGTTCGTAGCTATAACCAATTTATACCAGATCGGTAGGGCATTTAAACACCAGCAGTctctgaaaaataaacaagcctAA
- the LOC135081637 gene encoding UDP-glycosyltransferase UGT5-like: MNSLGKYALIALLCFNISEAYNILVVFPMPAQSHRNLGDGVVRHLLNAGHEVTYITPYIKEGSNPKLRQIKMIYDFDALPKPHIKTIMNNEQDFNPSNFFNYTLGTHQAMIQNKEVQKLLRDPQQTFDVVVIEWLFSELYSGLSAVFGCPLIWVSSVDPHSAIMQLIDENLNPAYNPGLMSTVLPPYTFVQRVKELFMSAVTTVLKNYIFVRYERQAYEELYVPLIKMRGRPVPTYDEVKFNASLILGNSHVSLGQATRLPQNYKAVAGYHIDTNFKPLPENLKKLLDSAKNGVIYFSMGSNLSSKDMPEELKKSLLKVFGALKQTVLWKFEEVLDDLPKNVHIVQWAPQPAILSHPNCVLFITHGGLLSATEAVHFGKPIIGIPVFADQFLNVERAVKKGLGKRVDLSYSMADDLEVALKEILDSPRYMERAKELSMIFHDRPTPPGEELAHWVSHVIKTGGAPHLRSPALHTPFYQKMYLDLIAVIVVILIALRILVRRICNSCKTKKLVSDKKYN; this comes from the exons ATGAATAGCCTTGGAAAGTATGCATTAATTGCACTATTGTGTTTCAACATCAGCGAGGCGTACAACATACTAGTTGTGTTTCCAATGCCCGCCCAGAGCCATCGAAACCTCGGGGATGGAGTAGTGCGGCATCTACTGAATGCTGGACATGAg GTCACCTACATTACTCCATACATAAAAGAAGGCTCAAATCCAAAGCTACggcaaataaaaatgatatacGACTTCGACGCCCTACcaa AACCCCACATCAAGACAATAATGAACAATGAGCAGGACTTCAATCCCAGCAACTTCTTCAACTACACCTTAGGAACTCACCAGGCGATGATCCAGAACAAAGAGGTGCAGAAGTTGCTGCGCGACCCTCAGCAGACCTTCGACGTGGTCGTGATCGAGTGGTTATTCAGTGAACTGTATTCTGG GCTCTCGGCCGTCTTCGGCTGCCCCCTCATCTGGGTGTCATCGGTCGATCCTCACTCTGCAATCATGCAGCTGATCGACGAGAACTTGAACCCAGCTTATAATCCTGGCCTCATGTCGACCGTTCTACCGCCGTACACCTTTGTCCAACGCGTCAAAGAGTTGTTCATGTCTGCGGTAACCACTGTGTTGAAGAATTA CATCTTCGTCAGATATGAGCGACAAGCATACGAAGAATTATACGTACCTCTAATTAAGATGAGAGGTCGTCCTGTCCCCACGTATGATGAAGTGAAATTCAACGCGTCACTGATTCTGGGTAACTCCCACGTATCCTTGGGCCAGGCCACCAGGCTACCACAGAACTACAAGGCAGTAGCTGGTTACCACATTGATACCAACTTCAAACCGTTACCTGAG AACCTaaaaaaactactggacagtGCTAAAAATGGCGTAATATACTTCAGCATGGGCTCCAACTTAAGCAGCAAGGACATGCCAGAGGAGCTCAAGAAGAGCCTTCTCAAAGTCTTCGGTGCACTGAAGCAGACGGTCTTGTGGAAGTTTGAAGAAGTACTAGATGATTTGCCGAAAAATGTGCACATAGTGCAGTGGGCACCGCAGCCTGCCATCCttt CCCATCCAAACTGCGTCCTCTTCATAACGCACGGAGGTCTCCTTTCCGCCACTGAAGCAGTCCATTTCGGCAAGCCCATTATCGGAATCCCAGTCTTCGCCGACCAGTTCCTCAACGTGGAAAGAGCAGTGAAGAAAGGCTTGGGGAAGAGAGTTGACCTTTCGTATTCAATGGCTGATGATTTGGAAGTCGCTCTTAAGGAAATCTTAGACAGTCCAAG GTATATGGAGAGAGCAAAGGAATTGTCCATGATCTTTCACGATCGGCCAACGCCCCCTGGTGAGGAGTTGGCGCACTGGGTGTCCCACGTCATCAAGACTGGTGGCGCCCCCCATCTACGGTCTCCGGCGCTGCATACGCCGTTCTACCAGAAGATGTACCTGGATCTCATAGCTGTAATCGTTGTTATTCTTATTGCTCTCAGAATATTGGTTAGGCGTATTTGTAATAGCTGTAAGACAAAGAAATTAGTTAGCGATAAGAAAtataattga
- the LOC135081639 gene encoding uncharacterized protein LOC135081639: protein MGTSTMGSDLHSDKQDKLLKLQARKKELEQMLAAKNEELYKLCVQEVQLTGIMPPEAPLSPEVPQRERLGSVKSIDRSTDGNDVHDGSDTSSRRLRAGTGDRMLDGDQNARKNLTHRLSTPSISGISTKSSHSRHMRRPETSCSNFFPSPPQDRNADTFSIHTSHTYPALAGRHEPTPENMHNDLQGPMHRHHTMTTEYMNKIYYNGAPDAHNVSRLRETHFSSSHPDITTHHTHGSVAPHPVPNGMRNIPLLYQYASHLKGQNQHLSGLHHHQMQGQTKRRPEAVRRNTLQRTQTYHLTSHSDYNHHLENITDNYRPPMSAYQHRSQPDIQEQSDRLHLPIERVATVPNTLPLRERNVIRNPVHMQQLQVSTDDYTRDDRRAYPDAMSPVSQLSGYSQSNFDTVSMNKFSPLSQNDLKVKEKQWYETSLDSPTKSEAPLLKKSSSLKRTSSIGNSQAYEIMISSGRHSAMQSPNQVPHSPPVLSPSAVSLDSPKNLTVIEQGKCIPYREETKPFEMSDFYKYSTKFRQANAQKPPPANPVPSVNNVYNKMPMELPPYSQDHWHGQNN from the coding sequence ATGGGTACAAGCACAATGGGTAGCGATTTGCACTCAGATAAGCAGGATAAGCTTCTGAAGCTTCAAGCTCGTAAGAAGGAATTGGAGCAAATGCTCGCAGCCAAAAATGAGGAGCTATACAAGTTGTGCGTCCAAGAAGTTCAGCTGACGGGTATTATGCCCCCTGAGGCGCCTTTGAGCCCAGAAGTACCGCAGCGTGAAAGACTCGGGAGTGTGAAAAGTATCGATAGATCTACAGATGGGAACGATGTCCACGACGGCTCCGATACATCGTCTCGTCGCCTGCGAGCCGGTACTGGGGACCGCATGCTCGATGGCGATCAGAATGCACGCAAAAACCTTACACACAGACTATCCACTCCTTCCATATCGGGTATTTCGACTAAAAGTTCTCACTCACGACACATGAGGCGTCCAGAAACGAGCTGTTCCAATTTCTTTCCTTCGCCGCCTCAAGATCGAAACGCAGATACATTTTCTATTCACACGTCGCACACATATCCTGCTTTAGCAGGTCGTCATGAGCCTACACCAGAAAATATGCACAATGATCTGCAAGGGCCCATGCATAGACACCATACAATGACGACCGAATATATGAATAAGATATACTACAATGGTGCTCCAGATGCTCATAATGTTTCCCGATTAAGAGAAACCCACTTTAGTTCTAGCCATCCTGACATTACCACCCATCACACTCATGGCAGTGTTGCTCCTCACCCAGTTCCGAATGGCATGCGTAATATACCGCTGCTGTACCAATATGCATCCCACTTAAAAGGTCAGAATCAACACCTGAGTGGTCTGCACCATCATCAAATGCAGGGCCAGACCAAACGGAGACCAGAAGCCGTCCGCAGAAATACTTTACAGAGAACCCAGACTTATCATCTCACTTCCCACAGCGACTATAATCACCATCTAGAAAATATAACTGACAATTACCGACCTCCAATGTCAGCGTACCAACACAGATCTCAACCGGATATCCAGGAACAATCTGATAGATTGCATTTACCTATAGAGAGAGTTGCAACCGTGCCCAACACACTGCCATTGCGGGAACGTAATGTTATCAGAAACCCGGTGCATATGCAGCAACTCCAAGTTTCAACTGATGACTACACTCGAGACGATAGGCGTGCGTACCCTGATGCCATGAGCCCAGTGAGCCAGCTCTCAGGGTACTCCCAATCAAACTTCGATACTGTGAGTATGAACAAGTTTTCGCCACTCTCTCAAAATGACCTGAAAGTGAAGGAAAAACAATGGTACGAAACGTCTTTAGATTCGCCAACGAAATCGGAAGCTCCTCTCTTGAAAAAGTCATCGAGCTTAAAAAGGACTTCTAGTATAGGGAACTCTCAAGCTTACGAGATAATGATCTCATCGGGTAGACATTCTGCGATGCAGAGTCCTAACCAAGTGCCTCACAGTCCTCCTGTTTTGTCTCCGAGTGCTGTATCACTTGACTCTCCGAAAAACTTGACAGTTATAGAGCAGGGCAAATGTATACCGTATAGAGAGGAGACAAAACCGTTTGAAATGTCAGATTTTTACAAATACTCAACAAAGTTTAGACAAGCGAATGCTCAGAAGCCTCCACCTGCCAATCCAGTGCCAAGTGTAAATAATGTGTACAACAAAATGCCTATGGAATTGCCCCCATACTCCCAGGACCACTGGCATGGACAAAACAACTAG
- the LOC135081641 gene encoding UDP-glucosyltransferase 2-like — MHHLYKFVLSALLCLTACEAYKILVVFPMASKSHGILGEGVVRHLLNAGHEVTFITPFPKDNPDPKLRQIKVSDKIDHDVNYIKQILDNELEPFNPFKVVELFMEFSRRTMQNPQVQEMLNDPKQTFDVVVAEWMFSEIYAGFAAVYGCPLIWLSSVEPHTMILQLVDESLHPAYNPGLMSSSAPPFTFMERVKELFFLGASLLLKNVFLVSYEREAYEEMYVPVIKMKGRPVPTFDEIKYNVSLILGNSHVSLGQATRLPQNYKAVAGYHIDTNFKPLPEDLKNILDNAKHGVIYFSMGSNLKSKDMPEKLKMSLLKMFGGLKQTVLWKFEDTIEDLPKNVHILQWAPQPAILSHPNCILFITHGGLLSFAEAVHFGKPTIGIPVFADQFTNVERAVKKGFMKRVDLSYTMAEELEVAIKEVTTNPSYTTRAKELSLIFHDRPTHPGSELAHWVSHVIKTGGAPHLQSPALHTPFYQKMYLDLVALVLVVIVALRLIVKRICCRRSRLSSEKKNQ, encoded by the exons ATGCATCACCTCTACAAATTCGTCCTCAGTGCACTTTTGTGCCTGACCGCCTGTGAAGCGTACAAGATCTTGGTGGTGTTTCCCATGGCGAGCAAGAGTCACGGCATCCTGGGAGAAGGAGTGGTCAGGCATCTGCTGAATGCTGGACACGAG GTCACATTCATAACTCCATTCCCGAAAGATAACCCGGACCCAAAGCTACGGCAGATTAAAGTCTCAGATAAAATAG aTCATGATGTTAACTACATCAAACAGATATTGGACAATGAGTTGGAGCCCTTCAATCCCTTCAAGGTGGTGGAATTATTCATGGAATTCAGTCGAAGGACGATGCAGAATCCACAAGTGCAAGAGATGTTGAATGATCCCAAGCAAACCTTCGACGTGGTCGTGGCTGAGTGGATGTTCAGCGAGATTTACGCAGG GTTCGCAGCCGTCTACGGGTGCCCCCTTATCTGGTTATCATCTGTGGAGCCTCACACCATGATCTTGCAGCTCGTCGACGAAAGCCTGCACCCCGCCTACAACCCTGGCCTCATGTCCAGTAGCGCACCACCGTTCACGTTCATGGAGCGCGTTAAAGAGCTGTTCTTCTTGGGAGCAAGTTTGTTGTTGAAAAATGT CTTCTTGGTGAGCTACGAGCGAGAAGCGTACGAAGAAATGTATGTGcctgtaataaaaatgaaaggcCGTCCGGTCCCGACATTTGATGAAATCAAATACAACGTGTCGCTGATCCTGGGCAACTCGCACGTGTCCTTGGGCCAGGCCACCAGGCTGCCGCAGAACTACAAGGCAGTAGCCGGTTATCACATTGATACTAACTTCAAACCGCTACCCGAG gatcttaaaaatatcttggACAATGCTAAACACGGCGTCATATACTTCAGCATGGGATCCAACTTGAAGAGTAAGGACATGCCAGAGAAGCTGAAGATGAGCCTCCTCAAAATGTTCGGTGGCCTGAAGCAGACGGTCTTGTGGAAGTTCGAAGACACCATCGAAGACTTGCCGAAAAATGTGCACATATTGCAGTGGGCTCCTCAGCCTGCTATCCTAT CTCACCCTAACTGCATCCTGTTCATAACGCATGGTGGCCTTCTCTCCTTTGCCGAAGCAGTCCACTTTGGAAAGCCCACAATTGGGATCCCAGTGTTTGCAGACCAGTTCACCAACGTCGAAAGAGCTGTGAAGAAAGGCTTCATGAAAAGGGTAGACCTTTCTTACACAATGGCTGAGGAGCTGGAAGTTGCGATTAAAGAAGTTACTACCAACCCAAG CTACACAACGAGGGCAAAAGAGCTGTCCCTGATCTTTCACGATCGCCCTACGCACCCTGGCTCGGAGCTGGCGCATTGGGTATCCCACGTCATCAAGACCGGTGGCGCCCCCCACCTTCAGTCTCCCGCTTTACACACGCCCTTCTATCAGAAGATGTACCTGGATCTGGTAGCTTTGGTCCTTGTAGTTATTGTTGCTTTGAGATTGATTGTGAAGCGAATTTGTTGTAGGAGAAGTAGATTGAGTAGTGAGAAGAAAAACCAGTGA
- the LOC135081636 gene encoding UDP-glycosyltransferase UGT5-like, with translation MNLLGKFLLSAALCLSISEAYKILVVFPLPGPSHGILGDGVVRHLLNAGHEVTYVTPFPKDSKNPKLKQIDVSVDDAAMPKMNLKDILNKEQSAFDPNKFFDFTIGTHQRTIQNENMQKILNDPQQTFDVVVAEWMVCELYTGLAAFYGCPFIWVSTVEPHSTILSLIDDSLNPAYNPGLFSTTIPPYNFVERAKELLLSVANVVLKDVVLVRYYEQAAYDELYVPLLKKKGRLVLTYEEVRYNVSLVLGNSHVSLGQATRLPQNYKPIGGYHIDTNFKPLPEDLKNLLDNAKNGVIYFSMGSNIKSKDMPEELKRSLLKMFSGLKQTVLWKFEEVLTDLPKNVHIVKWAPQPAILSHPNCILFITHGGLLSYTEAVHFGKPTVGIPVFADQFLNVERIGKKGLGKRVDLSYTMADDLKIAINDVLSNPSYMTKAKELSLIYHDRPTPPGGELVHWVEHVIKTGGAPHLRSPALNVPFYQKMYLDLAALVVVVIIALKLIVKRLCNSCRKKKVSSEKKNK, from the exons ATGAATCTTTTAGGAAAATTCCTGCTAAGTGCAGCTCTATGCTTGAGTATCAGCGAGGCGTATAAAATTCTGGTGGTGTTTCCTCTACCAGGCCCGAGCCACGGCATCCTGGGAGATGGCGTGGTGCGGCATCTGCTGAATGCTGGACATGAG GTCACTTACGTCACTCCTTTCCCGAAAGACAGCAAGAATCCGAAGTTGAAGCAGATAGATGTCTCAGTCGACGATGCAGCCATGCCTA AGATGAACCTCAAGGACATATTGAACAAGGAGCAGAGCGCGTTTGATCCGAACAAATTCTTCGATTTCACCATTGGGACGCATCAGAGGACTATACAGAATGAGAACATGCAGAAGATACTGAATGATCCTCAACAGACCTTCGACGTGGTGGTGGCTGAGTGGATGGTGTGCGAACTCTACACTGG GCTCGCGGCTTTCTACGGCTGTCCCTTCATCTGGGTATCAACCGTTGAGCCTCACTCTACAATCCTGTCATTGATCGATGACAGCTTGAACCCAGCTTACAACCCTGGCCTATTCTCCACTACTATTCCTCCATACAACTTTGTGGAGCGCGCGAAGGAATTGTTACTGTCCGTCGCAAATGTTGTGTTGAAAGatgt GGTCTTAGTCAGATATTACGAGCAAGCAGCGTACGACGAATTGTACGTACCTCTTTTGAAGAAGAAGGGCCGTCTTGTCCTCACATACGAAGAAGTGAGGTACAACGTGTCGCTGGTTTTGGGCAACTCGCACGTATCCTTGGGCCAGGCCACCAGGCTGCCGCAGAACTACAAACCCATTGGTGGATATCATATTGACACTAATTTCAAACCGCTACCCGAG GATCTAAAAAATCTGCTAGATAATGCTAAAAATGGCGTAATATACTTCAGCATGGGATCCAATATAAAGAGTAAGGACATGCCAGAGGAACTCAAGAGGAGTCTCCTCAAAATGTTTTCTGGACTCAAGCAGACGGTCTTGTGGAAGTTCGAAGAAGTCCTGACAGATTTGCCCAAAAATGTGCACATAGTGAAATGGGCGCCGCAGCCTGCCATCCTTT CGCATCCAAACTGCATCCTCTTTATAACGCACGGTGGTCTTCTTTCGTACACTGAAGCAGTCCATTTCGGGAAGCCCACAGTTGGGATTCCAGTATTCGCCGATCAGTTCCTCAACGTGGAGCGAATTGGGAAAAAAGGCTTGGGGAAGAGAGTAGACCTTTCTTATACAATGGCTGATGATTTGAAGATCGCTATTAACGATGTCCTTTCCAATCCAAG CTACATGACCAAAGCGAAGGAGCTGTCTCTAATCTACCACGACCGTCCAACGCCCCCTGGCGGCGAGCTAGTGCACTGGGTGGAGCACGTCATCAAGACTGGTGGCGCCCCCCATCTGAGGTCACCTGCTTTAAACGTGCCCTTCTACCAGAAAATGTACCTGGACTTAGCAGCCTTAGTAGTTGTAGTTATTATTGCCCTTAAATTAATTGTGAAGCGTCTGTGCAATAGTTGTAGGAAAAAGAAAGTAAGCAGTGAGAAGAAGAATAAGTGA